Proteins encoded within one genomic window of Flavobacterium gilvum:
- a CDS encoding SDR family oxidoreductase — protein MKADFRLDKRVIVVTGGTGILGGAFVEGIAEAGGVVCILGRNEKVANEKVNQIKEQGGEALALIADVTNESDLIKARDLVLSKFGKIDGLVNAAGGNIPDAIVQPDQDIFQLNMEAFHQVLNLNLFGTVLPTQVFGAVMKNNPEGGSIVNISSVATEQAMTKVLGYSLAKSAIDSYTKNFAVELCRRHGDKIRMNSISPGVFLTEQNRTLVTNPDGSLTDRGNSIIQNVPFARFGKPQELIGALIWLLSDASKFVTGSKVTIDGGFTIYSGV, from the coding sequence TTGAAAGCAGATTTTAGACTAGATAAACGCGTAATTGTTGTTACAGGTGGAACCGGAATATTAGGAGGAGCATTTGTAGAAGGAATTGCTGAGGCAGGTGGAGTTGTTTGTATTTTGGGTCGAAATGAAAAAGTTGCCAACGAAAAGGTAAATCAAATCAAAGAGCAGGGAGGGGAAGCACTTGCTTTAATTGCCGATGTGACCAATGAAAGCGATTTAATCAAAGCTCGAGATTTGGTGCTTTCAAAATTTGGAAAAATTGATGGATTGGTGAATGCAGCCGGAGGTAATATTCCCGACGCAATTGTTCAGCCGGATCAGGATATTTTTCAGCTGAATATGGAAGCTTTTCATCAAGTTTTGAATCTGAATTTATTTGGTACAGTTTTGCCAACACAAGTTTTTGGGGCTGTAATGAAAAACAATCCAGAAGGAGGTAGTATTGTAAATATTTCATCGGTGGCTACGGAACAGGCGATGACCAAAGTTTTGGGTTATAGTTTGGCAAAATCTGCGATTGATTCGTACACGAAAAATTTTGCTGTTGAACTTTGCAGGCGCCATGGTGATAAGATAAGAATGAATTCAATTTCGCCCGGCGTTTTTTTAACGGAACAAAATCGTACTCTTGTGACAAATCCAGATGGTAGCTTGACTGACAGAGGAAATTCAATTATTCAAAATGTCCCTTTCGCCCGTTTTGGTAAGCCCCAAGAATTGATAGGTGCGCTGATTTGGCTATTGAGTGATGCCTCAAAATTTGTTACAGGTTCAAAAGTAACTATTGATGGAGGGTTTACTATTTATAGTGGAGTTTAA
- a CDS encoding sensor histidine kinase — translation MASRYLITYLYTENNKNWESFNKALNIPLGDQLARTALTKNLNDSIAKKGFRAGQNRERDLDDLIWVFKNFSSVPFLKKAISEWEVADKSVNQLHKIGIEINEKIKSKKLDEKKKHELSTKISQICESLSVAANRFSNIVGDGTREIKDNLIVINIFFILLIISSTSIYYVITLKKMILSEKDLISKKEELREIIEDLEKTKNELSTEIVQHKKLIGTISHDIKSPLKYLAITNKYIYEESKKCDNEKLKKNTKSVYSSTLQLFNYIDSLLTYSKIFFGDKTSENTGYKLKELVEQKCNLFNEIAEASSTILINEIDEYYTTNINKEILSVILHNILDNAIKNTEKGTVRIYSYIENKKLYLAVEDTGKGFKEEDLIYYNQLSNQQSTEKLMLKNGGMGLLMIIELIQILNGDLKFYNENRQGARIEIITDLN, via the coding sequence ATGGCATCCCGCTATTTAATAACTTATTTATACACTGAAAACAATAAAAACTGGGAATCGTTTAACAAAGCCTTAAATATTCCTTTGGGGGATCAATTGGCACGCACTGCCTTAACAAAAAACCTAAATGACAGCATAGCAAAAAAAGGATTTAGAGCTGGTCAAAACCGGGAAAGAGATTTGGATGATTTAATTTGGGTGTTTAAAAATTTTAGCTCGGTTCCATTTCTTAAGAAAGCAATTTCCGAGTGGGAAGTAGCAGATAAATCTGTAAATCAACTCCATAAAATAGGTATTGAAATAAATGAAAAAATTAAGTCCAAAAAATTAGATGAGAAAAAGAAACATGAACTTTCTACAAAAATCAGTCAAATATGTGAAAGTCTGAGCGTAGCCGCAAATCGATTTTCTAATATTGTCGGCGATGGCACCCGCGAGATAAAAGACAATCTGATTGTTATAAATATATTTTTTATACTATTAATTATCAGCAGTACAAGCATCTATTACGTTATTACATTAAAAAAAATGATTCTCTCAGAAAAAGATCTAATAAGTAAAAAAGAAGAATTAAGGGAGATTATTGAAGACCTTGAGAAAACTAAAAACGAATTATCTACAGAAATTGTACAACACAAAAAACTAATTGGAACGATCAGCCACGATATTAAAAGTCCGTTGAAGTATCTGGCTATTACCAATAAATATATATATGAAGAATCAAAAAAATGTGATAACGAAAAATTAAAAAAAAATACAAAGTCTGTATATTCTTCAACCCTTCAATTATTCAATTATATTGATAGTCTGCTTACCTATTCCAAAATATTCTTTGGGGACAAAACCTCTGAAAATACAGGCTATAAACTAAAAGAATTGGTAGAACAAAAATGCAACTTATTTAATGAAATTGCAGAAGCTTCTAGCACTATTTTGATTAACGAAATTGACGAATATTATACTACAAATATAAACAAAGAAATACTATCTGTTATCCTCCACAATATTCTGGACAACGCAATCAAAAACACCGAAAAAGGAACAGTAAGGATATACAGTTATATCGAAAATAAAAAATTATATCTCGCCGTGGAAGATACCGGAAAAGGGTTTAAAGAGGAAGATTTAATCTACTACAATCAATTAAGTAATCAACAATCTACCGAAAAATTAATGCTAAAAAATGGTGGCATGGGATTACTTATGATTATAGAATTAATTCAAATACTCAATGGCGATTTAAAATTTTACAACGAAAACCGCCAAGGAGCAAGAATTGAAATTATTACAGATTTGAATTAA
- a CDS encoding LutC/YkgG family protein has protein sequence MSSKAAILQKVRQNQPAVVSELPDLNVLGQETFEIIEKYKTVLKGIGGDFVEVSDYQEIIDFVKKNYAVDKRIITTIPELEEIAKTDWFTVDPHSLEDVELTLLKAHFGVAENSALWVTDAILGQRVSAFIPQYLAIVVNKKDIVPTMHQAYERIGNQEYGFGTFIAGPSKTADIEQSLVLGAHGARGLVVFLLD, from the coding sequence ATGAGTAGTAAAGCTGCAATATTACAAAAAGTAAGACAAAATCAGCCAGCAGTCGTTAGCGAATTGCCCGATTTGAACGTTTTGGGGCAAGAGACTTTTGAGATAATCGAAAAGTACAAGACCGTTTTGAAAGGTATTGGAGGAGATTTTGTTGAAGTTTCAGATTATCAGGAGATAATCGACTTTGTAAAGAAAAATTATGCTGTAGATAAAAGAATAATCACGACTATTCCGGAATTGGAAGAAATTGCAAAAACAGATTGGTTTACTGTTGATCCACATTCGTTGGAAGATGTAGAATTGACTTTGCTTAAAGCTCATTTTGGCGTTGCCGAAAACTCAGCACTTTGGGTTACCGATGCTATTTTGGGGCAAAGGGTTTCGGCTTTTATACCACAATATTTAGCCATTGTTGTAAATAAAAAAGATATTGTGCCCACAATGCACCAGGCTTATGAACGTATCGGAAATCAGGAATACGGTTTCGGAACTTTTATCGCAGGACCATCAAAAACTGCCGATATAGAGCAATCTCTTGTGTTGGGAGCGCATGGCGCAAGAGGATTGGTTGTTTTTTTATTGGATTAG
- a CDS encoding response regulator, which translates to MIKKILIVDDHFIVRSGMSLLLENEIDGIQVFGVNDFPEAITELEKSFFDLVILDINLPGGKKYYMIDDLRALQKDVKILIFSAHEEDIYAFRYIQAGANGYLNKLSQSDTIVKAVKAVLEVGKYISADILDKFISFSQNKKENRNPLEELTQREFEIAELLVKGYGNLEIANELDIKMTTVSTHKLNIFKKAQITNIIELSELFKKFTL; encoded by the coding sequence ATGATTAAAAAAATACTTATTGTTGATGACCATTTTATTGTCAGGTCAGGAATGTCCCTTTTATTGGAAAACGAAATAGATGGAATTCAGGTTTTTGGAGTTAATGATTTTCCGGAAGCAATCACTGAATTGGAAAAAAGTTTTTTTGATTTGGTAATATTGGATATCAATTTACCAGGTGGAAAAAAATACTACATGATTGACGATTTGAGAGCATTGCAAAAAGATGTTAAGATATTGATTTTTTCGGCCCATGAAGAAGACATTTATGCTTTTCGTTATATTCAGGCCGGTGCCAATGGGTATCTGAATAAACTTAGTCAAAGTGATACTATCGTAAAAGCTGTAAAGGCTGTTCTGGAAGTAGGAAAATATATTTCTGCCGATATTCTGGATAAGTTTATATCTTTTTCACAAAATAAAAAAGAAAATAGAAATCCGTTGGAAGAACTTACCCAACGTGAATTTGAAATTGCTGAACTTCTTGTAAAAGGGTATGGAAATCTGGAAATTGCAAATGAGCTTGATATTAAAATGACAACAGTAAGTACCCACAAATTGAATATTTTTAAAAAAGCGCAAATAACCAACATTATAGAATTATCAGAATTATTTAAAAAATTTACGCTCTGA